The following are encoded together in the Eriocheir sinensis breed Jianghai 21 chromosome 28, ASM2467909v1, whole genome shotgun sequence genome:
- the LOC127004468 gene encoding uncharacterized protein LOC127004468 isoform X2, producing the protein MSRNSSSGPSLKKKFVGLIRQISQPGGSSGSGEAQCMPRPDTFIHKYLQGECRGVQPTIVYGRSCEELPSRPLRGPRPHVLAAYTGPAGGLTSVNRGGHPPLQRDEADLDYIDADDATSDAQPNAYVTSQKPPPRKTPYYDLAAYFRKREPEAKGRGGDGEGGVRAGGSDDSLDCEAPSWRGEAPSPLSPNPGRAPPSAFLQFGDGPLNYGLRLPRGEDGCCLNGVGAGSGGGDGSDAGSGGGSDGNGAYSNTGRCWQGDAGGEAVLVSCTDEGGGVVVNQLLDPQLDQNLNPLITLHTAVLDNNHHHQTTDVNTNDNAHTHDNHTDQQQIDDNHTDVQPDDNHPTSALYENGNYTAEENPVDRNGEAEDGEDASTLEEDSEGGNSLASQRARFLTLDLVEAGLLAVPDPDLKRSEKEEIAGLLNWNRPHQRAYGLSTTLYERHPLTSERAGNPIADAFGVIAREDSAILALADGVNWGEKASIAARCAIHGCLHHLNTALYSPAAAPPETTTDVFVALLRSFHAAHSLILQEDGMLTTLTAAVVMPLANREQYVVCVCNVGDSLAYVFSQKHGVREITQGSHDIYSMRDMRDALGALGPVDGTNPELNNLTCSLTYCEAGDIVFLTSDGISDNFDPVVGKFAIPRKETPTASKDSQTNGKEQQNGVQDGRGNEPSKEEQSKQQSHPSSSRQGQQAAGRQQQQQNNKGSGRQHGSASRQHHSQHSSGRQQQQQQQRGGRVRRTPSGSKEQAGSGHARAGKQPVSNVKSVGAGLPEHEEEEAKDPFLPLVEAHQRHELTLLRMEDLLRCGLTSPGPVTTAQGLCLEMVHFATKLTVAKRRILEDPDLYSSTSKELSRSHQRNRRRKVCEKLALVPGKLDHATVVAYVVGLHLDPDAPDPEHPVVRHPVFRPAPLASPDSTRSLVSQLEEARPADLPTTPKVD; encoded by the exons AGAGTGTCGCGGCGTGCAGCCCACCATCGTGTATGGCCGCAGCTGCGAGGAACTGCCGTCACGGCCCCTGCGTGGCCCGAGGCCCCACGTGCTGGCCGCCTACACGGGGCCAGCTGGGGGTCTCACGTCTGTCAATAGAGGAGGCCATCCGCCCCTTCAGCGGGATGAGGCTGACCTAGACTACATCGATGCTGACGATGCCACTTCCGACGCGCAGCCCAACGCCTACGTCACGTCACAAAAGCCGCCGCCACGTAAGACGCCGTATTACGACCTGGCTGCGTATTTTCGCAAGCGGGAGCCTGAGGCCAAAGGGCGGGGCGGGGACGGGGAGGGCGGGGTGCGGGCCGGGGGCAGCGACGACTCTCTGGACTGCGAGGCGCCGTCTTGGAGGGGCGAGgcgccctcccctctctccccaaacCCTGGGCGTGCACCGCCCTCCGCCTTCCTTCAGTTCGGTGACGGGCCCCTCAACTACGGCCTCAGGCTGCCCCGGGGAGAGGACGGATGCTGCTTGAACGGTGTCGgggctggtagtggtggtggtgatggtagtgatgctgGTAGTGGGGGTGGTAGCGATGGTAATGGTGCTTACAGTAACACTGGTAGGTGCTGGCAGGGTGACGCTGGTGGGGAGGCGGTGCTGGTGAGCTGCACGGACGAGGGAGGCGGCGTGGTGGTGAACCAGCTGCTGGACCCCCAACTTGACCAAAATCTCAACCCACTCATCACACTTCACACGGCCGTCCTcgacaacaaccatcaccaccagaccACTGACGTTAATACCAACGACAACGCACATACTCATGACAACCATACCGACCAACAACAGATAGACGACAATCACACAGACGTCCAACCCGACGACAACCACCCTACCTCTGCTCTCTATGAGAACGGTAACTACACGGCTGAGGAGAATCCCGTTGATAGGAATGGCGAGGCTGAAGACGGAGAGGACGCTTCGACACTGGAAGAAGACAGCGAGGGCGGCAACAGCCTTGCCAGCCAGAGAGCAAGGTTCCTGACCCTTGACCTGGTGGAGGCGGGGTTGCTGGCAG TGCCAGACCCTGACctgaagagaagtgagaaggaagagattgCTGGGCTATTAAACTGGAACCGACCTCACCAGCGAGCGTACGGCCTTTCCACCACCCTGTACGAGAGGCACCCACTCACCAGTGAgagggcag GTAACCCAATAGCAGATGCCTTTGGGGTGATAGCACGTGAAGACAGTGCTATCCTGGCACTGGCTGATGGTGTGAACTGGGGCGAGAAAGCCAGCATAGCGGCAAGATGTGCTATTCATGGCTGTCTGCACCACCTCAACACTGCCCTCTACTCCCCAGCAGCCGCCCCTCCAGAAACCACCACG GATGTGTTTGTGGCATTGTTGAGATCCTTCCATGCAGCACACAGCCTCATTCTTCAGGAGGATGGCATGTTGACAACACTAACAGCTGCCGTGGTCATGCCTCTAGCTAACCGAGAAcagtatgtggtgtgtgtgtgcaatgtggGAGACTCACTGGCCTATGTGTTCTCTCAAAAGCATGGCGTCCGGGAAATCACACAGG GGTCACACGACATCTACAGCATGAGAGACATGAGGGATGCATTGGGAGCTCTGGGACCAGTGGACGGCACTAATCCAGAGCTCAACAACCTAACCTGTTCCCTCACCTACTGTGAAGCGGGGGACATTGTCTTCCTCACCAGCGATGGAATCTCCGATAACTTTGATCCTGTTGTGGGCAAGTTTGCTATTCCCAGGAAGGAAACTCCAACAGCCTCAAAAGACAGTCAAACTAATGGCAAGGAGCAGCAGAATGGTGTACAGGATGGTCGAGGGAATGAACCCAGCAAAGAGGAGCAGAGTAAACAGCAGTCTCACCCCTCATCTAGCAGACAGGGACAGCAGGCAGCAGGaaggcaacaacagcaacagaataATAAGGGTTCAGGAAGGCAACATGGTTCAGCTAGTCGACAGCATCACTCACAACACTCGTCAGGgagacaacaacagcagcagcagcagcgaggtGGCAGGGTGAGGAGGACACCTTCTGGAAGCAAGGAACAAGCTGGCAGTGGTCATGCTCGTGCAGGGAAACAG CCTGTTAGCAATGTCAAGTCTGTGGGGGCTGGATTGCcagaacatgaagaagaggaagcaaaagaccCTTTCCTGCCCTTGGTGGAGGCCCATCAACGCCATGAACTCACACTGCTTCGCATGGAGGACCTGCTAAGGTGTGGCCTCACCAGCCCTGGCCCTGTCACCACTGCTCAAGGCCTGTGTCTGGAGATGGTCCACTTTGCCACCAAGTTGACAGTTGCTAAGCGAAGAATCCTTGAAGACCCAGATCTTTACTCCTCTACCTCCAAGGAGCTTTCCCGCTCCCACCAACGGAACCGTCGCAGGAAG GTTTGTGAGAAGCTGGCTTTGGTCCCAGGCAAACTGGACCATGCCACTGTAGTAGCTTATGTAGTGGGGCTTCACCTGGACCCTGATGCCCCAGACCCCGAGCACCCAGTGGTACGCCACCCTGTGTTTCGACCAGCCCCTCTTGCCTCCCCAGACTCCACACGCAGCTTAGTGTCACAGCTGGAGGAGGCACGACCAGCCGACCTTCCCACG ACACCCAAGGTTGACTGA
- the LOC127004468 gene encoding uncharacterized protein LOC127004468 isoform X1, with protein MSRNSSSGPSLKKKFVGLIRQISQPGGSSGSGEAQCMPRPDTFIHKYLQGECRGVQPTIVYGRSCEELPSRPLRGPRPHVLAAYTGPAGGLTSVNRGGHPPLQRDEADLDYIDADDATSDAQPNAYVTSQKPPPRKTPYYDLAAYFRKREPEAKGRGGDGEGGVRAGGSDDSLDCEAPSWRGEAPSPLSPNPGRAPPSAFLQFGDGPLNYGLRLPRGEDGCCLNGVGAGSGGGDGSDAGSGGGSDGNGAYSNTGRCWQGDAGGEAVLVSCTDEGGGVVVNQLLDPQLDQNLNPLITLHTAVLDNNHHHQTTDVNTNDNAHTHDNHTDQQQIDDNHTDVQPDDNHPTSALYENGNYTAEENPVDRNGEAEDGEDASTLEEDSEGGNSLASQRARFLTLDLVEAGLLAVPDPDLKRSEKEEIAGLLNWNRPHQRAYGLSTTLYERHPLTSERAGNPIADAFGVIAREDSAILALADGVNWGEKASIAARCAIHGCLHHLNTALYSPAAAPPETTTDVFVALLRSFHAAHSLILQEDGMLTTLTAAVVMPLANREQYVVCVCNVGDSLAYVFSQKHGVREITQGSHDIYSMRDMRDALGALGPVDGTNPELNNLTCSLTYCEAGDIVFLTSDGISDNFDPVVGKFAIPRKETPTASKDSQTNGKEQQNGVQDGRGNEPSKEEQSKQQSHPSSSRQGQQAAGRQQQQQNNKGSGRQHGSASRQHHSQHSSGRQQQQQQQRGGRVRRTPSGSKEQAGSGHARAGKQPVSNVKSVGAGLPEHEEEEAKDPFLPLVEAHQRHELTLLRMEDLLRCGLTSPGPVTTAQGLCLEMVHFATKLTVAKRRILEDPDLYSSTSKELSRSHQRNRRRKVCEKLALVPGKLDHATVVAYVVGLHLDPDAPDPEHPVVRHPVFRPAPLASPDSTRSLVSQLEEARPADLPTVSAGGAAQVVGPEGKESPFSQDKENLSPNTAPVPCRPTLIETIV; from the exons AGAGTGTCGCGGCGTGCAGCCCACCATCGTGTATGGCCGCAGCTGCGAGGAACTGCCGTCACGGCCCCTGCGTGGCCCGAGGCCCCACGTGCTGGCCGCCTACACGGGGCCAGCTGGGGGTCTCACGTCTGTCAATAGAGGAGGCCATCCGCCCCTTCAGCGGGATGAGGCTGACCTAGACTACATCGATGCTGACGATGCCACTTCCGACGCGCAGCCCAACGCCTACGTCACGTCACAAAAGCCGCCGCCACGTAAGACGCCGTATTACGACCTGGCTGCGTATTTTCGCAAGCGGGAGCCTGAGGCCAAAGGGCGGGGCGGGGACGGGGAGGGCGGGGTGCGGGCCGGGGGCAGCGACGACTCTCTGGACTGCGAGGCGCCGTCTTGGAGGGGCGAGgcgccctcccctctctccccaaacCCTGGGCGTGCACCGCCCTCCGCCTTCCTTCAGTTCGGTGACGGGCCCCTCAACTACGGCCTCAGGCTGCCCCGGGGAGAGGACGGATGCTGCTTGAACGGTGTCGgggctggtagtggtggtggtgatggtagtgatgctgGTAGTGGGGGTGGTAGCGATGGTAATGGTGCTTACAGTAACACTGGTAGGTGCTGGCAGGGTGACGCTGGTGGGGAGGCGGTGCTGGTGAGCTGCACGGACGAGGGAGGCGGCGTGGTGGTGAACCAGCTGCTGGACCCCCAACTTGACCAAAATCTCAACCCACTCATCACACTTCACACGGCCGTCCTcgacaacaaccatcaccaccagaccACTGACGTTAATACCAACGACAACGCACATACTCATGACAACCATACCGACCAACAACAGATAGACGACAATCACACAGACGTCCAACCCGACGACAACCACCCTACCTCTGCTCTCTATGAGAACGGTAACTACACGGCTGAGGAGAATCCCGTTGATAGGAATGGCGAGGCTGAAGACGGAGAGGACGCTTCGACACTGGAAGAAGACAGCGAGGGCGGCAACAGCCTTGCCAGCCAGAGAGCAAGGTTCCTGACCCTTGACCTGGTGGAGGCGGGGTTGCTGGCAG TGCCAGACCCTGACctgaagagaagtgagaaggaagagattgCTGGGCTATTAAACTGGAACCGACCTCACCAGCGAGCGTACGGCCTTTCCACCACCCTGTACGAGAGGCACCCACTCACCAGTGAgagggcag GTAACCCAATAGCAGATGCCTTTGGGGTGATAGCACGTGAAGACAGTGCTATCCTGGCACTGGCTGATGGTGTGAACTGGGGCGAGAAAGCCAGCATAGCGGCAAGATGTGCTATTCATGGCTGTCTGCACCACCTCAACACTGCCCTCTACTCCCCAGCAGCCGCCCCTCCAGAAACCACCACG GATGTGTTTGTGGCATTGTTGAGATCCTTCCATGCAGCACACAGCCTCATTCTTCAGGAGGATGGCATGTTGACAACACTAACAGCTGCCGTGGTCATGCCTCTAGCTAACCGAGAAcagtatgtggtgtgtgtgtgcaatgtggGAGACTCACTGGCCTATGTGTTCTCTCAAAAGCATGGCGTCCGGGAAATCACACAGG GGTCACACGACATCTACAGCATGAGAGACATGAGGGATGCATTGGGAGCTCTGGGACCAGTGGACGGCACTAATCCAGAGCTCAACAACCTAACCTGTTCCCTCACCTACTGTGAAGCGGGGGACATTGTCTTCCTCACCAGCGATGGAATCTCCGATAACTTTGATCCTGTTGTGGGCAAGTTTGCTATTCCCAGGAAGGAAACTCCAACAGCCTCAAAAGACAGTCAAACTAATGGCAAGGAGCAGCAGAATGGTGTACAGGATGGTCGAGGGAATGAACCCAGCAAAGAGGAGCAGAGTAAACAGCAGTCTCACCCCTCATCTAGCAGACAGGGACAGCAGGCAGCAGGaaggcaacaacagcaacagaataATAAGGGTTCAGGAAGGCAACATGGTTCAGCTAGTCGACAGCATCACTCACAACACTCGTCAGGgagacaacaacagcagcagcagcagcgaggtGGCAGGGTGAGGAGGACACCTTCTGGAAGCAAGGAACAAGCTGGCAGTGGTCATGCTCGTGCAGGGAAACAG CCTGTTAGCAATGTCAAGTCTGTGGGGGCTGGATTGCcagaacatgaagaagaggaagcaaaagaccCTTTCCTGCCCTTGGTGGAGGCCCATCAACGCCATGAACTCACACTGCTTCGCATGGAGGACCTGCTAAGGTGTGGCCTCACCAGCCCTGGCCCTGTCACCACTGCTCAAGGCCTGTGTCTGGAGATGGTCCACTTTGCCACCAAGTTGACAGTTGCTAAGCGAAGAATCCTTGAAGACCCAGATCTTTACTCCTCTACCTCCAAGGAGCTTTCCCGCTCCCACCAACGGAACCGTCGCAGGAAG GTTTGTGAGAAGCTGGCTTTGGTCCCAGGCAAACTGGACCATGCCACTGTAGTAGCTTATGTAGTGGGGCTTCACCTGGACCCTGATGCCCCAGACCCCGAGCACCCAGTGGTACGCCACCCTGTGTTTCGACCAGCCCCTCTTGCCTCCCCAGACTCCACACGCAGCTTAGTGTCACAGCTGGAGGAGGCACGACCAGCCGACCTTCCCACGGTGAGTGCAGGCGGGGCAGCACAGGTGGTGGGGCCAGAGGGCAAAGAATCTCCTTTCTCCCAAGACAAAGAGAATCTCAGCCCCAACACAGCCCCAGTGCCATGCCGCCCCACCCTCATTGAGACCATTGTGTGA
- the LOC127004471 gene encoding glycosyltransferase 8 domain-containing protein 1-like, with translation MLSHTRLKLCVVLAAVCWSLLLIYVLSSLRGQPGGPAQAQRHLDALKEAGNTALTHVAKSQGLLSEFLQHAWQGNHSHSQPPGKLRNNAALKPTSGVSEAARVVVSGDMDSLLGVVAMMNSVTSNTQHPLHFYVTLPSALISHFKKWVSQTKLHSTSFTVKAHPPQVPPGRPHYAKVFISHIFPQLKGRFIYLDPDVIVQGDITELVNTPITSNLFAAFTKDCTSTLKRVNLPHLLHYSSRLNFEHPAIHALRIHPNTCAPNTGVFVSEAHLWANASQQMQTLISSNTKTEPIHSATVDEGEAALLAVVYGHVAPLPRAWHLPDLGARARVSYSTRFVKSAKLLHWNGHFKPWGRKAAFSDLWLRYYLPDPSGKYRPARLSPNMNA, from the exons GTGTGGTAttggcggcggtgtgttggtcGCTGCTGCTCATCTATGTCCTGTCTTCCCTGAGAGGACAGCCGGGTGGTCCAGCCCAGGCTCAGAGACACTTGGATGCTTTGAAGGAAGCTGGAAATACAGCACTCACTCATGTGGCAAAAAGTCAG GGATTGCTGAGTGAGTTCTTGCAGCATGCATGGCAGGGGAACCATTCCCACAGCCAGCCACCAGGCAAACTTAGGAACAATGCTGCACTCAAACCTACttcag GTGTTAGCGAGGCTGCGAGAGTGGTGGTGTCTGGTGATATGGACAGCCTGCTAGGGGTGGTGGCCATGATGAACAGTGTGACCAGCAACACACAGCACCCTCTCCACTTTTATGTCACCCTGCCCAGTGCCCTCATATCTCACTTCAA GAAGTGGGTGTCCCAAACCAAGCTGCACAGCACCAGCTTCACTGTGAAGGCCCACCCACCTCAAGTACCACCTGGAAGACCACATTATGCCAAGGTCTTCATCAGCCATATATTCCCTCAACTCAAGGGCAGGTTCATCTACCTTGACCCTGATGTCATTGTGCAAG GTGATATAACAGAACTTGTGAACACTCCCATCACTAGTAACCTGTTTGCTGCCTTCACAAAGGACTGCACATCCACCCTCAAGCGTGTCAACCTCCCCCACCTTTTACATTATTCCTCCCGGCTCAACTTTGAGCACCCAGCCATCCATGCCCTTAGGATCCACCCCAACACTTGCGCCCCCAACACTGGTGTCTTTGTGAGTGAGGCACACCTGTGGGCCAATGCCTCACAGCAGATGCAAACTTTGATCAGTAGCAACACCAAAAC TGAGCCAATCCACTCTGCCACGGTTGATGAGGGGGAAGCAGCCCTCTTGGCAGTGGTGTACGGCCACGTCGCCCCCTTGCCTCGGGCCTGGCACCTCCCAGACCTGG GTGCAAGGGCTCGAGTCAGCTACTCCACACGCTTTGTTAAGTCTGCCAAGCTTCTCCACTGGAATGGCCATTTTAAGCCTTGGGGACGCAAGGCTGCCTTCTCTGATCTCTGGCTTCGTTATTACTTACCTGACCCAAGTGGCAAGTACAGGCCTGCTAGATTATCTCCCAACATGAATGCTTGA